One genomic segment of Centroberyx gerrardi isolate f3 chromosome 4, fCenGer3.hap1.cur.20231027, whole genome shotgun sequence includes these proteins:
- the LOC139919273 gene encoding troponin T, fast skeletal muscle isoforms-like, producing MSDTEEVDQVEAVEEEVVEEVEVAPEAAPEPEPEPEPEPEPEPEPVVEPEPEPEPEPEPEPEEEVHEEEKPKFKPSAPKIPDGEKVDFDDIQKKRQNKDLVELQGLIDAHFEHRKKEEEELIALKERIEKRRAERAEQQRIRSEKEKERQARREEERLKREEADAKKKADEEAKKKSALSSMGSNYSSHLQRADQKRGGKKETEREKKKKILAGRRKALNIDHLNEDKLRDKINELHEWMTQLESEKFDHMERLKRQKYEVTTLRKRVEELSKFSKKGAAARRRK from the exons CCGTAGAAGAGGAGGTAGTAGAGGAAGTAGAGGTGGCCCCTGAGGCGGCCCCTGAGCCAGAACCAGagccagaaccagaaccagagccagagccagaacCAGTGgtagaaccagaaccagaaccagagcctgagcctgagccagAGCCAGAGGAAGAGGTGCATGAAG AGGAGAAGCCAAAGTTCAA GCCCAGCGCACCAAAAATCCCTGATGGTGAGAAAGTGGACTTTGAT GACATCCAGAAGAAACGCCAGAACAAGGATCTGGTGGAGCTGCAGGGGCTGATCGATGCTCACTTTGAGCacaggaagaaggaggaggaggagctgattGCGCTCAAGGAGAGAATC GAGAAGCGTCGCGCTGAGAGAGCCGAGCAGCAGAGGATCCGTtctgagaaggagaaagagcgCCAGGCCAGACGTGAG gaggagaggctgaAGAGGGAGGAGGCTGATGCCAAGAAGAAGGCAGATGAAGAGGCGAAGAAGAAGTCAGCACTGTCCAGCATGGGCTCCAACTACAGCAGCCACCTGCAGagg GCTGaccagaagagaggaggaaagaaagagactgagagagagaagaagaagaagatcctGGCAGGCAGACGCAAGGCGCTCAACATCGACCACCTGAACGAGGACAAGCTCAG GGATAAGATCAATGAGCTGCATGAATGGATGACCCAGCTGGAGTCGGAGAAGTTCGACCACATGGAGAGACTGAAGAGGCAGAAGTACGAG GTTACAACCCTGCGCAAGAGAGTGGAGGAGCTCAGTAAATT CAGCAAGAAGGGAGCCGCCGCCCGCCGCAGAAAGTAA
- the myod1 gene encoding myoblast determination protein 1 homolog: protein MELSDISFPIPAADDFYDDPCFNTSDMHFFEDLDPRLVHVGLLKPEDSSSVSSSSSASSSPSSLLHLHQHLHHGEEDDEHVRAPSGHHQAGRCLLWACKACKRKTTNADRRKAATMRERRRLSKVNDAFETLKRCTSANPNQRLPKVEILRNAISYIESLQALLRGGQDDAYYPVLEHYSGDSDASSPRSNCSDGMMDFNGPTCQSARRGSYDNSSYFSETPNGGVKSDRSSVVSSLDCLSSIVERISTETGLLPAADAPASPPPAAAPGEPAAPPPAAPSPTPTSQDPNLIYQVL, encoded by the exons ATGGAGTTGTCGGATATCTCTTTCCCGATCCCCGCCGCTGATGACTTCTACGACGACCCGTGCTTCAACACCAGCGACATGCACTTCTTCGAGGACCTGGACCCGCGGCTGGTGCACGTGGGCCTGCTGAAGCCCGAGgactcctcctccgtctcctcctcctcctccgcctcctcgtccccctcctccctgctgcacCTCCACCAGCACCTCCACCACGGCGAGGAGGACGACGAGCACGTCCGCGCGCCCAGCGGGCACCACCAGGCGGGCCGCTGCCTGCTGTGGGCCTGCAAGGCCTGCAAGAGGAAGACCACCAACGCGGACCGGAGGAAGGCGGCCACCATGCGCGAGCGCAGGCGGCTCAGCAAGGTCAACGACGCCTTCGAGACGCTGAAGCGCTGCACGTCGGCCAACCCGAACCAGCGGCTGCCCAAGGTGGAGATCCTGCGCAACGCCATCAGCTACATCGAGTCCCTGCAGGCGCTGCTGCGCGGCGGCCAGGACGACGCGTACTACCCGGTGCTGGAGCACTACAGCGGGGACTCGGACGCCTCCAGCCCCCGGTCCAACTGCTCCGACGGCATG atggATTTTAATGGTCCGACCTGTCAGTCCGCCAGAAGAGGAAGTTACGACAACAGCTCTTATTTCTCTGAGACTCCAAACG gcggAGTGAAGAGCGACCGCAGCTCGGTGGTTTCCAGTCTGGACTGCCTCTCCAGCATCGTGGAGCGGATTTCCACGGAGACCGGCCTGCTGCCGGCGGCCGACGCCCCCGCCTCCCCGCCGCCGGCCGCCGCCCCGGGCGAGCCGGCCGCCCCGCCCCCCGccgccccctcccccaccccgaCCAGCCAGGACCCAAACCTCATCTACCAAGTCCTATGA